A stretch of Malus sylvestris chromosome 11, drMalSylv7.2, whole genome shotgun sequence DNA encodes these proteins:
- the LOC126588911 gene encoding serine/arginine-rich-splicing factor SR34-like isoform X1 — protein MSSRSTSRTLYVGNLPGDVREREVEDLFFKYGRIAHIDLKVPPRPPGYAFVEFEDSRDAEDALRGRDGYDFDGHRLRVELAHGGRGHSSSSDRQSNYSGGRGGRGMSKRSDYRVLVSELPPSASWQDLKDHMRRAGDVCFSQVFRDGSGTTGIVDYTNLEDMKYAIKKLDGSEFRNAFDRQSVRVREYDAKRDSSRSPSRGRSRSKGRSYSRSRSPSYSRDRSRSKSPKTKSSRRSPARSRSRSASLPGSRSRSRSRSKSPVPSKRISKSPKKHLSKSPKKRSASRSPIRSRSRSKSLSR, from the exons ATGAGCAGTCGTAGTACAAGCAGAACTCTCTATGTTGGGAATCTGCCCGGTGATGTACGCGAGAGAGAGGTGGAAGACTTGTTTTTCAAG TATGGACGCATAGCCCATATTGACCTGAAGGTCCCTCCAAGGCCTCCTGGTTATGCATTTGTTGAG TTTGAAGACTCTCGTGATGCTGAAGATGCACTCCGTGGTCGTGATGGCTATGATTTTGATGGGCATCGTTTACGG GTTGAACTTGCACATGGAGGGCGTGGGCATTCATCTTCTTCAGATCGTCAGAGTAACTATAGTGGTGGTCGAGGTGGACGTGGGATGTCTAAGCGCTCAGATTATCGTG TGTTAGTCAGTGAACTTCCCCCTTCCGCTTCATGGCAAGATCTTAAG GATCACATGCGACGGGCAGGAGATGTCTGTTTCTCCCAAGTTTTTCGTGATGGTAGTG gcaCAACTGGGATTGTGGATTACACGAACTTAGAAGATATGAAGTATGCG ATCAAAAAGCTTGATGGCTCTGAGTTCCGGAATGCTTTTGACCGCCAATCTGTTCGT GTGAGGGAATATGATGCGAAGAGGGACTCATCTAGGAGCCCTAGTCGCGGTCGATCTCGTTCAAAAGGCAGGAGCTACAGTCGCAGTCGTAGTCCAAGTTATAGCCGGGACAGAAGCAGGAG CAAGTCTCCAAAAACCAAATCTTCACGCCGCTCACCCGCTAGATCTCGATCAAGATCGGCTTCTCTCCCTGGTTCACGATCAAG ATCAAGATCAAGAAGCAAATCTCCAGTGCCTTCG AAACGCATAAGTAAAAGCCCGAAGAAGCACCTTAGTAAAAGTCCAAAGAAGCGTAGTGCCAGCAGGAGTCCAATCCGGAGCAGGAGCAGGAGCAAGAGTTTGTCACG GTGA
- the LOC126588914 gene encoding NADH dehydrogenase [ubiquinone] iron-sulfur protein 5-B-like: MASGWGITGNKGRCYDFWVDFSECMSRCREPKDCVLLREDYLECLHHSKEFQRRNRIYKEEQRKIRAAARAKEGGEVDKHHHP, translated from the exons ATGGCATCGGGGTGGGGAATCACCGGCAACAAAGGGCGGTGCTACGATTTCTGGGTGGACTTCAGTGAGTGCATGTCTCGCTGCCGTGAGCCCAAGGACTGCGTCCTCCTCCGCGAAGACTACCTCGAGTGCCTCCACCACTCCAAAGAG TTTCAACGAAGGAATCGAATTTACAAGGAGGAGCAGCGTAAAATAAGGGCAGCTGCACGGGCCAAGGAGGGTGGAGAGGTTGATAAGCATCACCATCCATAG
- the LOC126588913 gene encoding universal stress protein PHOS34-like: MTSQLLRFKAQKMSKLFIPQSYYDLEDNCDLNKAAMASNTVENSKQVMVVAMDESDHSTYALEWTLSHFFIPYTSNPAFKLVVVHAKPPPPAMALVGPGGAKVLPILEADLQKIAMRVVEKAKKICASKQVNDVVVELVAGDARNVLCEAVEKHKASILVSGSHGYGAIKRAVLGSVSDYCAHHAHCTVMIVKRPKIEN, from the exons ATGACTAGCCAGCTTCTTAGATTCAAG GCACAGAAGATGAGCAAATTATTCATACCTCAATCTTATTACGATTTAGAAGACAATTGCGATCTAAACAAAGCTGCAATGGCGAGTAACACTGTCGAGAATTCGAAGCAAGTAATGGTGGTTGCTATGGACGAGAGCGACCACAGCACGTACGCGCTCGAATGGACTCTCAGCCACTTCTTTATCCCCTATACATCAAACCCCGCTTTCAAGCTCGTCGTCGTCCATGCCAAGCCCCCTCCTCCCGCCATGGCCCTTGTCGGACCTG GAGGAGCTAAAGTTTTGCCAATTCTGGAGGCAGACTTACAGAAGATAGCCATGCGAGTTGTCGAGAAGGCGAAGAAAATTTGTGCCAGTAAACAG GTGAATGATGTGGTGGTGGAGTTGGTGGCTGGGGATGCTCGAAACGTTCTCTGTGAGGCTGTAGAAAAACACAAGGCATCCATCTTGGTTTCTGGAAGCCATGGCTATGGAGCTATCAAAAG GGCCGTCCTGGGCAGCGTAAGCGATTATTGCGCTCATCATGCTCACTGCACTGTGATGATTGTGAAGAGgccgaaaattgaaaactaa
- the LOC126589774 gene encoding uncharacterized protein LOC126589774 gives MSHKSLDSRHTIQLHGWRPFHLQQQQTSTPTSKTLDSSDPKSNGLLVHTKRPCLSNRTTSFSIDAIDMSRLTLVDDDRTISGGHHNRTGSFRFIAKKRRRRGSRSVSGRSSDRSGTRRCCSVGASAAYGTCSDFPVAVGTDSSGELFGNGDANWASDVSEARNSRKERDGGGGSGEKENVGVGFGPIGGFDVQGNESGYGSEPGYRGDAEFGYGDEFDEEEEDSRVLFWGDQFGDADSPMETVGENTFVDQKSHHRCRRKKHDCRMVDASRTGWSIQKASTYPFSR, from the exons ATGTCGCACAAATCCCTAGATTCACGGCACACTATCCAGCTCCATGGATGGAGACCTTTCCACCTGCAGCAGCAGCAGACCTCCACCCCCACCTCCAAAACCCTAGACTCCTCCGATCCCAAATCCAATGGCCTCCTCGTCCACACCAAGCGTCCCTGTTTATCCAATCGAACCACTTCATTTTCTATCGACGCCATCGACATGTCCCGGCTGACCCTGGTCGACGACGACAGGACGATCTCCGGCGGACACCATAATAGGACCGGGAGCTTTCGGTTCATCGCCAAGAAGCGGAGGCGTCGCGGGTCGAGGTCGGTTTCGGGGAGGAGTAGTGATCGGAGTGGGACCCGGAGGTGCTGCTCGGTTGGGGCTTCGGCTGCGTACGGGACGTGTTCGGATTTTCCGGTGGCGGTGGGGACGGACTCGAGTGGGGAGCTGTTTGGGAATGGGGATGCGAATTGGGCGTCGGATGTGAGCGAGGCGAGGAATTCGAGGAAGGAGAGAGATGGAGGTGGGGGGAGTGGAGAGAAGGAGAATGTGGGTGTTGGGTTTGGTCCCATTGGGGGTTTTGATGTTCAGGGGAATGAGTCCGGGTACGGCAGTGAACCGGGTTACCGCGGGGACGCGGAGTTCGGGTATGGCGATGAGtttgatgaggaggaggaggattctcGGGTATTGTTTTGGGGCGATCAGTTTGGAG ATGCTGATTCTCCGATGGAGACAGTAGGGGAGAATACATTTGTGGATCAAAAGTCCCATCACAGATGTCGGCGGAAGAAACATGATTGCAGAATGGTTGATGCAAGCCGAACTGGTTGGAGCATACAAAAGGCTTCTACATATCCTTTTTCTCGGTAA
- the LOC126588911 gene encoding serine/arginine-rich-splicing factor SR34-like isoform X3, producing MSSRSTSRTLYVGNLPGDVREREVEDLFFKYGRIAHIDLKVPPRPPGYAFVEFEDSRDAEDALRGRDGYDFDGHRLRVELAHGGRGHSSSSDRQSNYSGGRGGRGMSKRSDYRVLVSELPPSASWQDLKDHMRRAGDVCFSQVFRDGSGTTGIVDYTNLEDMKYAIKKLDGSEFRNAFDRQSVRVREYDAKRDSSRSPSRGRSRSKGRSYSRSRSPSYSRDRSRSKSPKTKSSRRSPARSRSRSASLPGSRSRYGYMRRTGDWILGS from the exons ATGAGCAGTCGTAGTACAAGCAGAACTCTCTATGTTGGGAATCTGCCCGGTGATGTACGCGAGAGAGAGGTGGAAGACTTGTTTTTCAAG TATGGACGCATAGCCCATATTGACCTGAAGGTCCCTCCAAGGCCTCCTGGTTATGCATTTGTTGAG TTTGAAGACTCTCGTGATGCTGAAGATGCACTCCGTGGTCGTGATGGCTATGATTTTGATGGGCATCGTTTACGG GTTGAACTTGCACATGGAGGGCGTGGGCATTCATCTTCTTCAGATCGTCAGAGTAACTATAGTGGTGGTCGAGGTGGACGTGGGATGTCTAAGCGCTCAGATTATCGTG TGTTAGTCAGTGAACTTCCCCCTTCCGCTTCATGGCAAGATCTTAAG GATCACATGCGACGGGCAGGAGATGTCTGTTTCTCCCAAGTTTTTCGTGATGGTAGTG gcaCAACTGGGATTGTGGATTACACGAACTTAGAAGATATGAAGTATGCG ATCAAAAAGCTTGATGGCTCTGAGTTCCGGAATGCTTTTGACCGCCAATCTGTTCGT GTGAGGGAATATGATGCGAAGAGGGACTCATCTAGGAGCCCTAGTCGCGGTCGATCTCGTTCAAAAGGCAGGAGCTACAGTCGCAGTCGTAGTCCAAGTTATAGCCGGGACAGAAGCAGGAG CAAGTCTCCAAAAACCAAATCTTCACGCCGCTCACCCGCTAGATCTCGATCAAGATCGGCTTCTCTCCCTGGTTCACGATCAAG atATGGATATATGCGGCGAACTGGGGATTGGATTTTAGGATCTTGA
- the LOC126588911 gene encoding serine/arginine-rich-splicing factor SR34-like isoform X4: MSSRSTSRTLYVGNLPGDVREREVEDLFFKYGRIAHIDLKVPPRPPGYAFVEFEDSRDAEDALRGRDGYDFDGHRLRVELAHGGRGHSSSSDRQSNYSGGRGGRGMSKRSDYRVLVSELPPSASWQDLKDHMRRAGDVCFSQVFRDGSGTTGIVDYTNLEDMKYAIKKLDGSEFRNAFDRQSVRVREYDAKRDSSRSPSRGRSRSKGRSYSRSRSPSYSRDRSRSKSPKTKSSRRSPARSRSRSASLPGSRSRSRSPSDCKV; this comes from the exons ATGAGCAGTCGTAGTACAAGCAGAACTCTCTATGTTGGGAATCTGCCCGGTGATGTACGCGAGAGAGAGGTGGAAGACTTGTTTTTCAAG TATGGACGCATAGCCCATATTGACCTGAAGGTCCCTCCAAGGCCTCCTGGTTATGCATTTGTTGAG TTTGAAGACTCTCGTGATGCTGAAGATGCACTCCGTGGTCGTGATGGCTATGATTTTGATGGGCATCGTTTACGG GTTGAACTTGCACATGGAGGGCGTGGGCATTCATCTTCTTCAGATCGTCAGAGTAACTATAGTGGTGGTCGAGGTGGACGTGGGATGTCTAAGCGCTCAGATTATCGTG TGTTAGTCAGTGAACTTCCCCCTTCCGCTTCATGGCAAGATCTTAAG GATCACATGCGACGGGCAGGAGATGTCTGTTTCTCCCAAGTTTTTCGTGATGGTAGTG gcaCAACTGGGATTGTGGATTACACGAACTTAGAAGATATGAAGTATGCG ATCAAAAAGCTTGATGGCTCTGAGTTCCGGAATGCTTTTGACCGCCAATCTGTTCGT GTGAGGGAATATGATGCGAAGAGGGACTCATCTAGGAGCCCTAGTCGCGGTCGATCTCGTTCAAAAGGCAGGAGCTACAGTCGCAGTCGTAGTCCAAGTTATAGCCGGGACAGAAGCAGGAG CAAGTCTCCAAAAACCAAATCTTCACGCCGCTCACCCGCTAGATCTCGATCAAGATCGGCTTCTCTCCCTGGTTCACGATCAAGGTCTCGCTCTCCATCAGA TTGTAAAGTATGA
- the LOC126588911 gene encoding serine/arginine-rich-splicing factor SR34-like isoform X5 — MSSRSTSRTLYVGNLPGDVREREVEDLFFKYGRIAHIDLKVPPRPPGYAFVEFEDSRDAEDALRGRDGYDFDGHRLRVELAHGGRGHSSSSDRQSNYSGGRGGRGMSKRSDYRVLVSELPPSASWQDLKDHMRRAGDVCFSQVFRDGSGTTGIVDYTNLEDMKYAIKKLDGSEFRNAFDRQSVRVREYDAKRDSSRSPSRGRSRSKGRSYSRSRSPSYSRDRSRSKSPKTKSSRRSPARSRSRSASLPGSRSSCKV, encoded by the exons ATGAGCAGTCGTAGTACAAGCAGAACTCTCTATGTTGGGAATCTGCCCGGTGATGTACGCGAGAGAGAGGTGGAAGACTTGTTTTTCAAG TATGGACGCATAGCCCATATTGACCTGAAGGTCCCTCCAAGGCCTCCTGGTTATGCATTTGTTGAG TTTGAAGACTCTCGTGATGCTGAAGATGCACTCCGTGGTCGTGATGGCTATGATTTTGATGGGCATCGTTTACGG GTTGAACTTGCACATGGAGGGCGTGGGCATTCATCTTCTTCAGATCGTCAGAGTAACTATAGTGGTGGTCGAGGTGGACGTGGGATGTCTAAGCGCTCAGATTATCGTG TGTTAGTCAGTGAACTTCCCCCTTCCGCTTCATGGCAAGATCTTAAG GATCACATGCGACGGGCAGGAGATGTCTGTTTCTCCCAAGTTTTTCGTGATGGTAGTG gcaCAACTGGGATTGTGGATTACACGAACTTAGAAGATATGAAGTATGCG ATCAAAAAGCTTGATGGCTCTGAGTTCCGGAATGCTTTTGACCGCCAATCTGTTCGT GTGAGGGAATATGATGCGAAGAGGGACTCATCTAGGAGCCCTAGTCGCGGTCGATCTCGTTCAAAAGGCAGGAGCTACAGTCGCAGTCGTAGTCCAAGTTATAGCCGGGACAGAAGCAGGAG CAAGTCTCCAAAAACCAAATCTTCACGCCGCTCACCCGCTAGATCTCGATCAAGATCGGCTTCTCTCCCTGGTTCACGATCAAG TTGTAAAGTATGA
- the LOC126589775 gene encoding mitochondrial zinc maintenance protein 1, mitochondrial has translation MARVEVLSAYRAVIRATRKSFAGDTPMLKGAAAEVRKKFEENRHVTSEAEIQSLLEQAREASRFISEMIVQAKLNPRGGYEVKPEKDHAGATLEVPSEELLRTKS, from the exons ATGGCGAGAGTAGAAGTACTGAGCGCGTACAGAGCGGTGATACGAGCGACGCGGAAGTCGTTCGCCGGAGACACGCCGATGCTGAAGGGTGCGGCGGCGGAGGTTCGCAAGAAGTTCGAAGAGAATAGGCACGTGACGTCAGAGGCGGAGATCCAGAGTCTCCTGGAACAGGCACGTGAGGCCTCCCGTTTCATCAGCGAAATGATCGTCCAGGCCAAGCTCAATCCCCGCGGCGGTTACG AAGTGAAGCCGGAAAAAGATCATGCCGGAGCAACACTTGAGGTTCCTTCCGAAGAGCTTCTTCGCACCAAATCTTGA
- the LOC126588910 gene encoding phytochrome A-associated F-box protein-like translates to MAGTLFSKLSDDVVVNILFKLEEDPRNWARLACSCTKFSSMIRNVCWKTKCYKVIPSVVSDLLAGSSEPPGGWAALHKLAVCCPGLLHSGVLFENSDFGLERELGPDEDYRRLDSSPLGVSPAAKPPTEASSSQIGANQEGGSSGNDCSWSLFDDLYFDTVYNDSEAHDQEQDNSQLESAATEAAEDQVSVDVDNGSVRVGSEFSICKKRKVCRPMRSHLASGVWNLSREQGNKLLHSRFRGDRLYICDWPGCVHIEEKRNYMLFRGIFKDFKGSQVWRTIKDGNRSKIDLNCAFCTCKDTWDLHSAFCLRRVFGYHDDGEPVVRAYVCENGHVSGAWTDLPLYS, encoded by the coding sequence ATGGCCGGAACTCTCTTCTCGAAGCTCTCCGACGACGTCGTTGTGAACATCCTCTTCAAGCTCGAGGAGGACCCGCGGAACTGGGCTCGGCTCGCCTGCTCCTGCACCAAGTTCTCCTCCATGATCCGAAACGTCTGCTGGAAGACCAAGTGCTACAAGGTCATTCCTTCCGTCGTCTCCGATCTCCTTGCCGGCTCCTCCGAGCCTCCCGGCGGCTGGGCCGCTCTTCACAAGCTCGCTGTCTGCTGCCCCGGCCTCCTCCACTCCGGCGTCCTCTTCGAGAACTCCGACTTTGGGCTCGAGCGCGAGCTCGGTCCCGACGAGGATTACCGGAGATTGGACTCCAGTCCGCTCGGCGTATCTCCGGCGGCGAAGCCTCCGACCGAGGCGTCCTCGAGCCAAATTGGCGCGAATCAGGAGGGTGGTTCCTCTGGAAATGATTGTTCTTGGTCTCTGTTCGATGATCTTTATTTCGATACAGTCTATAACGATTCTGAAGCCCATGATCAAGAGCAAGACAATTCCCAATTAGAATCAGCGGCGACGGAGGCGGCGGAGGATCAAGTCTCCGTCGATGTCGATAATGGCTCCGTTCGAGTGGGCAGCGAATTTTCGATTTGCAAGAAAAGGAAGGTGTGCAGACCGATGAGGTCGCATTTGGCTTCTGGGGTTTGGAATCTGAGCCGTGAGCAGGGCAACAAGCTTCTCCACAGCCGGTTCCGCGGCGACCGCTTGTACATTTGTGATTGGCCCGGCTGCGTGCACATCGAAGAGAAGCGAAATTACATGCTTTTCAGAGGGATTTTCAAGGATTTCAAGGGGTCCCAAGTGTGGAGGACGATCAAGGATGGGAACCGCAGCAAGATTGATCTGAATTGCGCGTTTTGCACCTGCAAAGACACTTGGGATTTGCATTCTGCATTCTGCTTGAGGCGGGTTTTCGGGTACCATGACGATGGCGAGCCGGTTGTTCGAGCTTATGTCTGTGAAAATGGACATGTCTCTGGGGCTTGGACCGACCTGCCATTGTACTCTTGA
- the LOC126588911 gene encoding serine/arginine-rich-splicing factor SR34-like isoform X2 has protein sequence MSSRSTSRTLYVGNLPGDVREREVEDLFFKYGRIAHIDLKVPPRPPGYAFVEFEDSRDAEDALRGRDGYDFDGHRLRVELAHGGRGHSSSSDRQSNYSGGRGGRGMSKRSDYRVLVSELPPSASWQDLKDHMRRAGDVCFSQVFRDGSGTTGIVDYTNLEDMKYAIKKLDGSEFRNAFDRQSVRVREYDAKRDSSRSPSRGRSRSKGRSYSRSRSPSYSRDRSRSKSPKTKSSRRSPARSRSRSASLPGSRSRSRSPSEYGYMRRTGDWILGS, from the exons ATGAGCAGTCGTAGTACAAGCAGAACTCTCTATGTTGGGAATCTGCCCGGTGATGTACGCGAGAGAGAGGTGGAAGACTTGTTTTTCAAG TATGGACGCATAGCCCATATTGACCTGAAGGTCCCTCCAAGGCCTCCTGGTTATGCATTTGTTGAG TTTGAAGACTCTCGTGATGCTGAAGATGCACTCCGTGGTCGTGATGGCTATGATTTTGATGGGCATCGTTTACGG GTTGAACTTGCACATGGAGGGCGTGGGCATTCATCTTCTTCAGATCGTCAGAGTAACTATAGTGGTGGTCGAGGTGGACGTGGGATGTCTAAGCGCTCAGATTATCGTG TGTTAGTCAGTGAACTTCCCCCTTCCGCTTCATGGCAAGATCTTAAG GATCACATGCGACGGGCAGGAGATGTCTGTTTCTCCCAAGTTTTTCGTGATGGTAGTG gcaCAACTGGGATTGTGGATTACACGAACTTAGAAGATATGAAGTATGCG ATCAAAAAGCTTGATGGCTCTGAGTTCCGGAATGCTTTTGACCGCCAATCTGTTCGT GTGAGGGAATATGATGCGAAGAGGGACTCATCTAGGAGCCCTAGTCGCGGTCGATCTCGTTCAAAAGGCAGGAGCTACAGTCGCAGTCGTAGTCCAAGTTATAGCCGGGACAGAAGCAGGAG CAAGTCTCCAAAAACCAAATCTTCACGCCGCTCACCCGCTAGATCTCGATCAAGATCGGCTTCTCTCCCTGGTTCACGATCAAGGTCTCGCTCTCCATCAGA atATGGATATATGCGGCGAACTGGGGATTGGATTTTAGGATCTTGA